In Brassica rapa cultivar Chiifu-401-42 chromosome A06, CAAS_Brap_v3.01, whole genome shotgun sequence, a single window of DNA contains:
- the LOC103871162 gene encoding cytochrome c oxidase copper chaperone 2, with protein MSGLQAQESACSLSQPSKDVAATETKPKKRICCACPDTKKLRDECIVENGESACTKWIEAHLMCLRSEGFKV; from the coding sequence ATGAGTGGTTTACAAGCACAAGAGAGTGCGTGTTCCTTGAGCCAGCCAAGCAAAGATGTGGCTGCCACCGAGACAAAGCCAAAGAAGAGGATATGCTGTGCTTGCCCGGATACAAAGAAGCTAAGAGATGAGTGCATTGTAGAAAACGGTGAATCTGCTTGCACTAAATGGATCGAAGCTCATCTTATGTGTCTTCGCTCTGAGGGTTTCAAAGTTTGA